The following proteins are encoded in a genomic region of Notolabrus celidotus isolate fNotCel1 chromosome 19, fNotCel1.pri, whole genome shotgun sequence:
- the ptger4b gene encoding prostaglandin E receptor 4 (subtype EP4) b: MNSTTSTGRFQPPTIPAIMFIFGVVGNVIAIVVLRISRKEQKETTFYTLVCGLAVTDLLGTLLASPVTIATYMKGEWPGGDSLCQYSGFILLFFFLVQLSIVFAMSVERFLAINHAYFYNEYVNQKLAALSLVGIYISNIVFCALPIMGFGKVERQRPGTWCFIDWHNNETAVVTFNLMYAGVNAVMVLATVICNVMVCGALILMHKRFLRRTSLGTDNRRIAEFRRRRSFGRLAAAEIQMVILLIATSAVVLICSIPLVLRIFVNQLYRNQKEEPLGLNKDLLAIRMASVNPILDPWIYILLRKTVVLTLMEKIKCLFCKMGGRGGGNGMQFRCTDRHLSSSIVSRDSHSLVSREMPEIVNTSQTFLYQSEGNTAGLDSFKAGAPDAQTLQGPEEVREAQMKLLHTNLGDSKLGRTLKEPPMSIEDPSLHVTFTGETANTLEKCI, translated from the exons ATGAACTCCACGACATCCACGGGGAGATTCCAGCCGCCCACCATCCCGGCGATCATGTTCATTTTCGGGGTGGTGGGGAATGTCATCGCGATAGTGGTACTACGGATCTCCCGAAAGGAACAAAAAGAGACCACTTTTTACACCCTCGTGTGTGGCTTGGCGGTGACGGACCTCCTGGGCACACTGCTGGCCAGCCCAGTCACCATCGCCACCTACATGAAGGGCGAGTGGCCAGGCGGGGATTCGCTGTGCCAGTACTCCGGCTTCAtactgctcttcttcttcttggtgcAGCTGAGCATCGTGTTCGCGATGTCAGTGGAGAGATTCTTAGCCATTAACCACGCGTATTTCTACAACGAGTACGTGAACCAGAAACTTGCTGCACTCAGTCTCGTGGGCATTTACATTTCTAACATTGTGTTCTGCGCATTGCCCATCATGGGGTTCGGCAAGGTGGAACGGCAGAGGCCAGGGACCTGGTGCTTCATTGATTGGCATAACAACGAGACAGCTGTGGTGACTTTTAATCTGATGTACGCAGGTGTGAATGCAGTTATGGTTCTTGCAACTGTAATATGTAACGTGATGGTGTGCGGAGCTCTGATCCTGATGCACAAGCGCTTCCTCCGACGCACGTCTCTGGGCACAGACAACAGGCGCATCGCGGAGTTCAGGCGCAGACGGAGTTTTGGACGTTTAGCTGCTGCAGAGATCCAGATGGTGATTCTGCTTATTGCTACCTCTGCTGTGGTTCTCATCTGCTCCATACCTTTAGTG TTGAGGATCTTTGTGAATCAGCTGTACAGGAACCAGAAAGAAGAGCCTTTAGGGTTGAATAAAGACCTGCTTGCAATCCGCATGGCCTCTGTCAACCCCATCCTGGACCCCTGGATTTACATCCTGCTCCGAAAGACAGTGGTCCTCACGCTGATGGAGAAAATCAAGTGCCTGTTCTGCAAAATGGGCGGGCGGGGAGGAGGGAACGGCATGCAGTTCCGCTGCACCGACAGACACCTCAGCTCCTCCATCGTCTCCAGGGATTCTCACTCTCTGGTGTCCCGTGAAATGCCGGAAATAGTGAACACCTCACAGACTTTCTTGTACCAGTCTGAGGGGAATACAGCAGGGTTGGACTCATTTAAAGCAGGGGCACCAGATGCACAGACGTTACAGGGCccagaggaggtcagagaaGCTCAGATGAAGCTTTTACACACGAATTTAGGAGACTCAAAACTAGGAAGGACTCTGAAAGAGCCTCCAATGAGCATCGAGGACCCGTCTTTACATGTGACATTTACAGGCGAGACTGCAAACACACTGGAGAAATGTATATAA